Proteins encoded by one window of Castor canadensis chromosome 2, mCasCan1.hap1v2, whole genome shotgun sequence:
- the Prps1l1 gene encoding ribose-phosphate pyrophosphokinase 3, with protein sequence MPNIKIFSGSSHQDLSQKIADRLGLELGKVVTKKFSNQETCVEIGESVRGEDVYIVQSGCGEINDSLMELLIMINACKIASASRVTAVIPCFPYARQDKKDKSRAPISAKLVANMLSIAGADHIITMDLHASQIQGFFDIPVDNLYAEPAVLKWIRENISEWRNCTIVSPDAGGAKRVTSIADRLNVDFALIHKERKKANEVDRMVLVGDVKDRVAILVDDMADTCGTICHAADKLISAGATRVYAILTHGIFSGPAIARINSACFEALVVTNTIPQEDKMKHCSKIQVIDISMILAEAIRRTHNGESVSYLFSHVPM encoded by the coding sequence ATGCCAAATATTAAAATCTTCAGCGGCAGCTCCCACCAGGACTTATCCCAGAAAATCGCCGACCGCCTGGGTCTggagctgggcaaggtggtgacTAAGAAATTCAGCAACCAGGAGACCTGCGTGGAAATTGGTGAGAGCGTGCGTGGGGAGGACGTGTACATCGTGCAGAGCGGCTGTGGCGAAATCAACGACAGTCTCATGGAGCTGTTGATCATGATCAACGCCTGCAAGATCGCTTCTGCCAGCCGGGTCACAGCAGTCATCCCCTGCTTCCCGTACGCCCGGCAGGATAAGAAAGATAAGAGCCGTGCCCCCATTTCCGCCAAGCTCGTCGCAAACATGCTGTCTATAGCGGGTGCGGATCACATCATCACCATGGACCTCCATGCCTCCCAGATCCAGGGCTTCTTTGACATCCCAGTCGACAATTTGTATGCGGAGCCAGCTGTCCTCAAGTGGATAAGGGAAAATATTTCCGAATGGAGGAACTGCACCATTGTCTCTCCGGATGCTGGCGGGGCCAAGAGAGTCACTTCCATTGCAGACCGTTTGAATGTGGACTTTGCCTTGATTCACAAAGAACGGAAGAAAGCAAATGAAGTGGACCGCATGGTGCTAGTGGGAGATGTGAAGGATCGGGTGGCCATCCTTGTGGATGACATGGCTGACACTTGTGGTACAATCTGCCATGCAGCTGACAAGCTTATCTCAGCCGGAGCCACCAGAGTTTATGCAATCTTGACACACGGAATCTTCTCTGGCCCAGCCATTGCTCGCATTAATAGTGCATGCTTTGAAGCACTAGTAGTCACCAACACCATACCTCAGGAGGATAAGATGAAGCATTGCTCCAAAATACAGGTGATCGACATCTCTATGATTCTTGCAGAAGCTATCCGGAGAACTCACAATGGGGAATCTGTTTCCTACCTGTTCAGCCATGTTCCTATGTAA